In Salvelinus alpinus chromosome 36, SLU_Salpinus.1, whole genome shotgun sequence, the genomic stretch tgggacccagtagtctgcatagatacctgatgccatctgcagaaaacctgtatctttcatatagatggtcatcagggaaggccagtgggtccaaccggtccctgaagaccctttctcgcctgaaggctctcctcagcacaagtgcttcttcatccaccacatctcgcacgaatgggcatgccattgtcagagcagaaaggaacacacaattttgggccttcatataggctagtggccacacctggtgctgggaaaagagcaaaagagggcgatgccttataacgatgacttggttgtactgattgctgggaaaataaaaaaaaacttagaaagatgccaccgtcctgtgtgctcacaataagagctcatatgtcatggctcacttgactttacgagaatatacctaatttttattttgagctgtgtcatcttcttggagctgggggaggaaagaaaaataatgattaatacatttgtgttacagttagcatacagtgtacattgaaggcatatctcacctccctctcaagtttttttatttcaaggtccagtttcctaattgtcctcttttttatttcggactccagtgcaagattttccatctttttcttcttgtactgaatgtctatgtctgccagttctatttggcgccggaggtggttgccatacaactttctgatagcttgtgagctctgtgaacacaatacaattagcgcagctggaatttggcaggatgtggtgtccttttattaatacgcactatgttgccaggctggttttcccactgtatagcatctgggtcctgtaaaagaaattagattttttgattttgatgaggactcctcaccattgtagagtaaatagtactttcacagtcttaacatgatacctcatgccttctggaatccagagagatggtctcctcctcatcatcgtctccatcatgtgctgttgctgctgcactggggccttcaccctatcacatttaatcggattcatattgaagctagtagacaagacatgccaggcctacagtatgcctttga encodes the following:
- the LOC139564875 gene encoding uncharacterized protein isoform X2 codes for the protein MNGPKRTWQQVKIKYKNILQNAVKKNTHRQGTGGGSPKADLTPAEDMALELNKGRPVLEGIPGGKETSIGSSQDATRFIQVSGSTVFLLEPPAQAPDDADPGEGPSAAATAHDGDDDEEETISLDSRRHEDPDAIQWENQPGNISSQAIRKLYGNHLRRQIELADIDIQYKKKKMENLALESEIKKRTIRKLDLEIKKLEREVRYAFNVHCMLTVTQMY
- the LOC139564875 gene encoding uncharacterized protein isoform X3, with translation MNGPKRTWQQVKIKYKNILQNAVKKNTHRQGTGGGSPKADLTPAEDMALELNKGRPVLEGIPGGKETSIGSSQDATRFIQVSGSTVFLLEPPAQAPDDADPGEGPSAAATAHDGDDDEEETISLDSRRHEDPDAIQWENQPGNISSQAIRKLYGNHLRRQIELADIDIQYKKKKMENLALESEIKKRTIRKLDLEIKKLERELQEDDTAQNKN